A section of the Tamandua tetradactyla isolate mTamTet1 chromosome 4, mTamTet1.pri, whole genome shotgun sequence genome encodes:
- the NEK3 gene encoding serine/threonine-protein kinase Nek3 isoform X5: MDDYRTLRVIGEGSFGRVLLVEQQSSNRMFAMKELRLPKSFSEMQNSRKEAILLAKMKHPNIVAFQESFEADGHLYIVMEYCDGGDLMQKIRHQKGKLFPEDMILNWFTQMCLGVNHIHMKRVLHRDIKAKNVFLTQNGRVKLGDFGSARLLSNPMAFACTYVGTPYYVPPEIWENMPYNNKSDIWSLGCILYELCTLKHPIITEYGKQILEETKRSKHNTPRKEDPVGIRIALGNEANIMQEEEQGRKCSSADLESINKNLVENALRRINREEKDNKSVHPRKAQSPSPHRRRWEKNVSITAVNALESASILTSSLTNTEDNRGGSVIKYSENTTRKQWLKETPETLLNILKNADLSLAFQTYTIYKAGSEGFLKGPLSEETEASDDVDGGYDAVVLDPERLEPGLDKEDTDFEEEDDSSDWVSELKQRAGWKGVADE, encoded by the exons tcttTCTCTGAAATGCAGAATTCTAGGAAGGAGGCAATTCTGTTAGCCAAAATGAAACACCCCAATATTGTTGCCTTTCAAGAATCATTTGAAG ctgATGGACATCTGTATATTGTGATGGAATATTGTGATGGAGGGGATCTAATGCAGAAGATCAGACATCAAAAAGGAAAGTTATTTCCTGAAGATATG ATACTTAATTGGTTTACACAAATGTGCCTTGGAGTAAATCACATTCACATGAAACGTGTGTTACACAGAGATATCAAGGCCAAG aatGTCTTCCTCACTCAGAATGGAAGAGTAAAATTGGGAGATTTTGGATCTGCACGTCTTCTCTCCAA CCCCATGGCATTTGCTTGTACATATGTGGGAACACCTTATTATGTGCCTCCAGAAATTTGGGAGAACATGCCCTATAATAATAAAAG TGACATCTGGTCCTTGGGATGCATTCTGTATGAACTCTGTACCCTGAAACATCCA ATCATCACAGAATACGGCAAACAGATATTAGAAGAAACCAAGAGATCTAAGCATAATACACCAAGAAAAGAGG ACCCTGTCGGAATCAGGATAGCTTTGGGAAATGAAGCAAACATAATG CAAGAGGAAGAACAAGGTAGAAAGTGTAGCTCTGCTGATTTAGAAAGCATTAATAAAAATTTGGTTGAAAATGCATTGAGGCGAAtcaacagagaagaaaaag ataatAAATCAGTCCATCCAAGGAAAGCCCAGTCCCCAAGTCCGCACCGGCGACGGTGGGAGAAGAACGTGTCCATTACAGCTGTTAATGCTTTGGAAAGTGCATCCATCCTCACCTCCAGCTTAACTAACACGGAGGACAACAGAG GCGGTTCTGTCATCAAGTACAGTGAAAATACTACCCGTAAGCAGTGGCTCAAAGAGACCCCTGAGACCTTGTTGAACATCCTTAAGAACGCTGACCTCAGCTTGGCATTTCAGACATACACAATATATAAAGCAG GTTCAGAAGGATTCTTGAAAGGCCCCCTgtctgaagaaacagaagcatCAGACGATGTTGATGGAGGTTATGATGCTGTCGTTTTGGATCCAGAGAGACTGGAACCTGGACTGGACAAGGAGGACAC GGACTTTGAGGAAGAAGATGACAGCTCTGATTGGGTGTCAGAACTGAAGCAGCGAGCTGGCTGGAAGGGAGTGGCTGATGAATAA
- the NEK3 gene encoding serine/threonine-protein kinase Nek3 isoform X3: MQNSRKEAILLAKMKHPNIVAFQESFEADGHLYIVMEYCDGGDLMQKIRHQKGKLFPEDMILNWFTQMCLGVNHIHMKRVLHRDIKAKNVFLTQNGRVKLGDFGSARLLSNPMAFACTYVGTPYYVPPEIWENMPYNNKSDIWSLGCILYELCTLKHPFQANSWKTLILKICQGSISPLPSHYSCELQYLIKQMFKKNPSHRPSTTTLLSRGSLARLIQKCLPPEIITEYGKQILEETKRSKHNTPRKEADPVGIRIALGNEANIMQEEEQGRKCSSADLESINKNLVENALRRINREEKDNKSVHPRKAQSPSPHRRRWEKNVSITAVNALESASILTSSLTNTEDNRGGSVIKYSENTTRKQWLKETPETLLNILKNADLSLAFQTYTIYKAGSEGFLKGPLSEETEASDDVDGGYDAVVLDPERLEPGLDKEDTDFEEEDDSSDWVSELKQRAGWKGVADE; the protein is encoded by the exons ATGCAGAATTCTAGGAAGGAGGCAATTCTGTTAGCCAAAATGAAACACCCCAATATTGTTGCCTTTCAAGAATCATTTGAAG ctgATGGACATCTGTATATTGTGATGGAATATTGTGATGGAGGGGATCTAATGCAGAAGATCAGACATCAAAAAGGAAAGTTATTTCCTGAAGATATG ATACTTAATTGGTTTACACAAATGTGCCTTGGAGTAAATCACATTCACATGAAACGTGTGTTACACAGAGATATCAAGGCCAAG aatGTCTTCCTCACTCAGAATGGAAGAGTAAAATTGGGAGATTTTGGATCTGCACGTCTTCTCTCCAA CCCCATGGCATTTGCTTGTACATATGTGGGAACACCTTATTATGTGCCTCCAGAAATTTGGGAGAACATGCCCTATAATAATAAAAG TGACATCTGGTCCTTGGGATGCATTCTGTATGAACTCTGTACCCTGAAACATCCA TTTCAGGCAAACAGTTGGAAAACTCTTATCCTCAAAATATGTCAAGGGTCCATCAGTCCACTGCCATCTCATTATTCCTGTGAGCTTCAGTATCTAATCAAGCAGATGTTTAAAAAGAATCCGTCCCATCGCCCTTCAACTACAACACTCCTGTCTAGAGGCAGTCTAGCGCGGCTTATCCAGAAATGCTTACCCCCAGAG ATCATCACAGAATACGGCAAACAGATATTAGAAGAAACCAAGAGATCTAAGCATAATACACCAAGAAAAGAGG CAGACCCTGTCGGAATCAGGATAGCTTTGGGAAATGAAGCAAACATAATG CAAGAGGAAGAACAAGGTAGAAAGTGTAGCTCTGCTGATTTAGAAAGCATTAATAAAAATTTGGTTGAAAATGCATTGAGGCGAAtcaacagagaagaaaaag ataatAAATCAGTCCATCCAAGGAAAGCCCAGTCCCCAAGTCCGCACCGGCGACGGTGGGAGAAGAACGTGTCCATTACAGCTGTTAATGCTTTGGAAAGTGCATCCATCCTCACCTCCAGCTTAACTAACACGGAGGACAACAGAG GCGGTTCTGTCATCAAGTACAGTGAAAATACTACCCGTAAGCAGTGGCTCAAAGAGACCCCTGAGACCTTGTTGAACATCCTTAAGAACGCTGACCTCAGCTTGGCATTTCAGACATACACAATATATAAAGCAG GTTCAGAAGGATTCTTGAAAGGCCCCCTgtctgaagaaacagaagcatCAGACGATGTTGATGGAGGTTATGATGCTGTCGTTTTGGATCCAGAGAGACTGGAACCTGGACTGGACAAGGAGGACAC GGACTTTGAGGAAGAAGATGACAGCTCTGATTGGGTGTCAGAACTGAAGCAGCGAGCTGGCTGGAAGGGAGTGGCTGATGAATAA
- the NEK3 gene encoding serine/threonine-protein kinase Nek3 isoform X4: protein MDDYRTLRVIGEGSFGRVLLVEQQSSNRMFAMKELRLPKSFSEMQNSRKEAILLAKMKHPNIVAFQESFEADGHLYIVMEYCDGGDLMQKIRHQKGKLFPEDMILNWFTQMCLGVNHIHMKRVLHRDIKAKNVFLTQNGRVKLGDFGSARLLSNPMAFACTYVGTPYYVPPEIWENMPYNNKSDIWSLGCILYELCTLKHPIITEYGKQILEETKRSKHNTPRKEADPVGIRIALGNEANIMQEEEQGRKCSSADLESINKNLVENALRRINREEKDNKSVHPRKAQSPSPHRRRWEKNVSITAVNALESASILTSSLTNTEDNRGGSVIKYSENTTRKQWLKETPETLLNILKNADLSLAFQTYTIYKAGSEGFLKGPLSEETEASDDVDGGYDAVVLDPERLEPGLDKEDTDFEEEDDSSDWVSELKQRAGWKGVADE from the exons tcttTCTCTGAAATGCAGAATTCTAGGAAGGAGGCAATTCTGTTAGCCAAAATGAAACACCCCAATATTGTTGCCTTTCAAGAATCATTTGAAG ctgATGGACATCTGTATATTGTGATGGAATATTGTGATGGAGGGGATCTAATGCAGAAGATCAGACATCAAAAAGGAAAGTTATTTCCTGAAGATATG ATACTTAATTGGTTTACACAAATGTGCCTTGGAGTAAATCACATTCACATGAAACGTGTGTTACACAGAGATATCAAGGCCAAG aatGTCTTCCTCACTCAGAATGGAAGAGTAAAATTGGGAGATTTTGGATCTGCACGTCTTCTCTCCAA CCCCATGGCATTTGCTTGTACATATGTGGGAACACCTTATTATGTGCCTCCAGAAATTTGGGAGAACATGCCCTATAATAATAAAAG TGACATCTGGTCCTTGGGATGCATTCTGTATGAACTCTGTACCCTGAAACATCCA ATCATCACAGAATACGGCAAACAGATATTAGAAGAAACCAAGAGATCTAAGCATAATACACCAAGAAAAGAGG CAGACCCTGTCGGAATCAGGATAGCTTTGGGAAATGAAGCAAACATAATG CAAGAGGAAGAACAAGGTAGAAAGTGTAGCTCTGCTGATTTAGAAAGCATTAATAAAAATTTGGTTGAAAATGCATTGAGGCGAAtcaacagagaagaaaaag ataatAAATCAGTCCATCCAAGGAAAGCCCAGTCCCCAAGTCCGCACCGGCGACGGTGGGAGAAGAACGTGTCCATTACAGCTGTTAATGCTTTGGAAAGTGCATCCATCCTCACCTCCAGCTTAACTAACACGGAGGACAACAGAG GCGGTTCTGTCATCAAGTACAGTGAAAATACTACCCGTAAGCAGTGGCTCAAAGAGACCCCTGAGACCTTGTTGAACATCCTTAAGAACGCTGACCTCAGCTTGGCATTTCAGACATACACAATATATAAAGCAG GTTCAGAAGGATTCTTGAAAGGCCCCCTgtctgaagaaacagaagcatCAGACGATGTTGATGGAGGTTATGATGCTGTCGTTTTGGATCCAGAGAGACTGGAACCTGGACTGGACAAGGAGGACAC GGACTTTGAGGAAGAAGATGACAGCTCTGATTGGGTGTCAGAACTGAAGCAGCGAGCTGGCTGGAAGGGAGTGGCTGATGAATAA
- the NEK3 gene encoding serine/threonine-protein kinase Nek3 isoform X2 produces the protein MDDYRTLRVIGEGSFGRVLLVEQQSSNRMFAMKELRLPKSFSEMQNSRKEAILLAKMKHPNIVAFQESFEADGHLYIVMEYCDGGDLMQKIRHQKGKLFPEDMILNWFTQMCLGVNHIHMKRVLHRDIKAKNVFLTQNGRVKLGDFGSARLLSNPMAFACTYVGTPYYVPPEIWENMPYNNKSDIWSLGCILYELCTLKHPFQANSWKTLILKICQGSISPLPSHYSCELQYLIKQMFKKNPSHRPSTTTLLSRGSLARLIQKCLPPEIITEYGKQILEETKRSKHNTPRKEDPVGIRIALGNEANIMQEEEQGRKCSSADLESINKNLVENALRRINREEKDNKSVHPRKAQSPSPHRRRWEKNVSITAVNALESASILTSSLTNTEDNRGGSVIKYSENTTRKQWLKETPETLLNILKNADLSLAFQTYTIYKAGSEGFLKGPLSEETEASDDVDGGYDAVVLDPERLEPGLDKEDTDFEEEDDSSDWVSELKQRAGWKGVADE, from the exons tcttTCTCTGAAATGCAGAATTCTAGGAAGGAGGCAATTCTGTTAGCCAAAATGAAACACCCCAATATTGTTGCCTTTCAAGAATCATTTGAAG ctgATGGACATCTGTATATTGTGATGGAATATTGTGATGGAGGGGATCTAATGCAGAAGATCAGACATCAAAAAGGAAAGTTATTTCCTGAAGATATG ATACTTAATTGGTTTACACAAATGTGCCTTGGAGTAAATCACATTCACATGAAACGTGTGTTACACAGAGATATCAAGGCCAAG aatGTCTTCCTCACTCAGAATGGAAGAGTAAAATTGGGAGATTTTGGATCTGCACGTCTTCTCTCCAA CCCCATGGCATTTGCTTGTACATATGTGGGAACACCTTATTATGTGCCTCCAGAAATTTGGGAGAACATGCCCTATAATAATAAAAG TGACATCTGGTCCTTGGGATGCATTCTGTATGAACTCTGTACCCTGAAACATCCA TTTCAGGCAAACAGTTGGAAAACTCTTATCCTCAAAATATGTCAAGGGTCCATCAGTCCACTGCCATCTCATTATTCCTGTGAGCTTCAGTATCTAATCAAGCAGATGTTTAAAAAGAATCCGTCCCATCGCCCTTCAACTACAACACTCCTGTCTAGAGGCAGTCTAGCGCGGCTTATCCAGAAATGCTTACCCCCAGAG ATCATCACAGAATACGGCAAACAGATATTAGAAGAAACCAAGAGATCTAAGCATAATACACCAAGAAAAGAGG ACCCTGTCGGAATCAGGATAGCTTTGGGAAATGAAGCAAACATAATG CAAGAGGAAGAACAAGGTAGAAAGTGTAGCTCTGCTGATTTAGAAAGCATTAATAAAAATTTGGTTGAAAATGCATTGAGGCGAAtcaacagagaagaaaaag ataatAAATCAGTCCATCCAAGGAAAGCCCAGTCCCCAAGTCCGCACCGGCGACGGTGGGAGAAGAACGTGTCCATTACAGCTGTTAATGCTTTGGAAAGTGCATCCATCCTCACCTCCAGCTTAACTAACACGGAGGACAACAGAG GCGGTTCTGTCATCAAGTACAGTGAAAATACTACCCGTAAGCAGTGGCTCAAAGAGACCCCTGAGACCTTGTTGAACATCCTTAAGAACGCTGACCTCAGCTTGGCATTTCAGACATACACAATATATAAAGCAG GTTCAGAAGGATTCTTGAAAGGCCCCCTgtctgaagaaacagaagcatCAGACGATGTTGATGGAGGTTATGATGCTGTCGTTTTGGATCCAGAGAGACTGGAACCTGGACTGGACAAGGAGGACAC GGACTTTGAGGAAGAAGATGACAGCTCTGATTGGGTGTCAGAACTGAAGCAGCGAGCTGGCTGGAAGGGAGTGGCTGATGAATAA
- the NEK3 gene encoding serine/threonine-protein kinase Nek3 isoform X1, with protein sequence MDDYRTLRVIGEGSFGRVLLVEQQSSNRMFAMKELRLPKSFSEMQNSRKEAILLAKMKHPNIVAFQESFEADGHLYIVMEYCDGGDLMQKIRHQKGKLFPEDMILNWFTQMCLGVNHIHMKRVLHRDIKAKNVFLTQNGRVKLGDFGSARLLSNPMAFACTYVGTPYYVPPEIWENMPYNNKSDIWSLGCILYELCTLKHPFQANSWKTLILKICQGSISPLPSHYSCELQYLIKQMFKKNPSHRPSTTTLLSRGSLARLIQKCLPPEIITEYGKQILEETKRSKHNTPRKEADPVGIRIALGNEANIMQEEEQGRKCSSADLESINKNLVENALRRINREEKDNKSVHPRKAQSPSPHRRRWEKNVSITAVNALESASILTSSLTNTEDNRGGSVIKYSENTTRKQWLKETPETLLNILKNADLSLAFQTYTIYKAGSEGFLKGPLSEETEASDDVDGGYDAVVLDPERLEPGLDKEDTDFEEEDDSSDWVSELKQRAGWKGVADE encoded by the exons tcttTCTCTGAAATGCAGAATTCTAGGAAGGAGGCAATTCTGTTAGCCAAAATGAAACACCCCAATATTGTTGCCTTTCAAGAATCATTTGAAG ctgATGGACATCTGTATATTGTGATGGAATATTGTGATGGAGGGGATCTAATGCAGAAGATCAGACATCAAAAAGGAAAGTTATTTCCTGAAGATATG ATACTTAATTGGTTTACACAAATGTGCCTTGGAGTAAATCACATTCACATGAAACGTGTGTTACACAGAGATATCAAGGCCAAG aatGTCTTCCTCACTCAGAATGGAAGAGTAAAATTGGGAGATTTTGGATCTGCACGTCTTCTCTCCAA CCCCATGGCATTTGCTTGTACATATGTGGGAACACCTTATTATGTGCCTCCAGAAATTTGGGAGAACATGCCCTATAATAATAAAAG TGACATCTGGTCCTTGGGATGCATTCTGTATGAACTCTGTACCCTGAAACATCCA TTTCAGGCAAACAGTTGGAAAACTCTTATCCTCAAAATATGTCAAGGGTCCATCAGTCCACTGCCATCTCATTATTCCTGTGAGCTTCAGTATCTAATCAAGCAGATGTTTAAAAAGAATCCGTCCCATCGCCCTTCAACTACAACACTCCTGTCTAGAGGCAGTCTAGCGCGGCTTATCCAGAAATGCTTACCCCCAGAG ATCATCACAGAATACGGCAAACAGATATTAGAAGAAACCAAGAGATCTAAGCATAATACACCAAGAAAAGAGG CAGACCCTGTCGGAATCAGGATAGCTTTGGGAAATGAAGCAAACATAATG CAAGAGGAAGAACAAGGTAGAAAGTGTAGCTCTGCTGATTTAGAAAGCATTAATAAAAATTTGGTTGAAAATGCATTGAGGCGAAtcaacagagaagaaaaag ataatAAATCAGTCCATCCAAGGAAAGCCCAGTCCCCAAGTCCGCACCGGCGACGGTGGGAGAAGAACGTGTCCATTACAGCTGTTAATGCTTTGGAAAGTGCATCCATCCTCACCTCCAGCTTAACTAACACGGAGGACAACAGAG GCGGTTCTGTCATCAAGTACAGTGAAAATACTACCCGTAAGCAGTGGCTCAAAGAGACCCCTGAGACCTTGTTGAACATCCTTAAGAACGCTGACCTCAGCTTGGCATTTCAGACATACACAATATATAAAGCAG GTTCAGAAGGATTCTTGAAAGGCCCCCTgtctgaagaaacagaagcatCAGACGATGTTGATGGAGGTTATGATGCTGTCGTTTTGGATCCAGAGAGACTGGAACCTGGACTGGACAAGGAGGACAC GGACTTTGAGGAAGAAGATGACAGCTCTGATTGGGTGTCAGAACTGAAGCAGCGAGCTGGCTGGAAGGGAGTGGCTGATGAATAA